From one Balaenoptera acutorostrata chromosome 6, mBalAcu1.1, whole genome shotgun sequence genomic stretch:
- the PTGES2 gene encoding prostaglandin E synthase 2 isoform X1 yields the protein MAHAVRALWPGGRALTWRLGGRPALGLPAQSRAGLTGAAGGPGPAATTRKGCPRLLGAAALALGGALGLYHTARWHLRAQNLRADLSAAQLSLSSRLQLTLYQYKTCPFCSKVRAFLDFHALPYQVVEVNPVRRAEIKFSSYRKVPILLAQEGDSLQQLNDSSVIISALKTYLVSGQPLEDIITYYPPMKAVNDQGKEVTEFCNKYWLMLDEKEAQWMYGGKEARTEEMKWRQWADDWLVHLISPNVYRTPTEALASFDYIVKEGNFGTVEGAMAKYMGAAAMYLISKRLKSRHHLQDDVREDLYEAANKWVAAVGKDRPFMGGQKPNLADLNTLPAVSCWAPGVHGQVLQEVRREESRENGEIPPPWESGRAPWGEQATAGALRIRILVHFFC from the exons ATGGCCCACGCTGTGCGGGCGCTGTGGCCCGGCGGGCGCGCTCTGACCTGGAGGCTGGGCGGTCGCCCCGCGCTGGGACTCCCCGCGCAGAGCCGGGCCGGCTTAACCGGGGCGGCGGGAGGTCCGGGCCCCGCCGCCACGACCCGCAAGGGTTGCCCACGGCTCCTGGGGGCGGCGGCGCTGGCCCTGGGAGGAGCCCTGGGGCTGTACCACACTGCGCGGTGGCACCTGCGCGCCCAGAACCTCCGTGCCGACCTCTCAGCCGCGCAG CTCTCCCTGTCCAGCCGCCTGCAGCTGACTCTGTACCAGTACAAAACGTGTCCCTTCTGCAGCAAGGTCCGCGCCTTCCTCGACTTCCACGCCCTGCCCTACCAGGTGGTGGAGGTGAACCCTGTGCGCAGGGCCGAGATCAAGTTCTCCTCCTACAGGAAGGTGCCCATCCTGTTGGCCCAGGAAGGAGACAGCTTG CAACAACTGAACGACTCCTCTGTCATCATCAGTGCCCTCAAGACCTACCTGGTGTCGGG GCAGCCCCTCGAAGACATCATCACCTACTATCCACCCATGAAGGCTGTGAACGACCAGGGCAAGGAGGTGACCGAATTCTGCAACAAGTACTGGCTCATGCTGGATGAGAAGGAGGCCCAGTGGATGTATGGTGGGAAGGAGGCCAGGAC GGAGGAGATGAAGTGGCGGCAGTGGGCAGACGACTGGCTGGTGCACCTCATCTCCCCCAATGTGTACCGCACGCCGACCGAAGCCTTGGCCTCCTTTGACTACATTGTCAAGGAGGGCAATTTCGGGACCGTGGAGGGCGCCATGGCCAAGTACATGGGCGCAGCTGCCATGTACCTCATCAGCAAGCGGCTCAAGAGCAG GCACCACCTCCAGGATGACGTGCGTGAGGATCTCTACGAGGCTGCCAACAAGTGGGTGGCAGCTGTGGGCAAAGACCGGCCCTTCATGGGGGGCCAGAAGCCGAACCTGGCTGATCTG AACACACTCCCTGCTGTTTCCTGCTGGGCTCCTGGAGTTCACGGCCAAGTGCTCCAGGAAGTAAGAAGGGAAGAGAGTCGTGAGAATGGCGAGATCCCTCCTCCCTGGGAGTCAGGGAGGGCTCCCTGGGGAGAGCAAGCCACAGCAGGGGCTTTAAGGATTAGGATTCTGGTTCACTTTTTTTGTtag
- the PTGES2 gene encoding prostaglandin E synthase 2 isoform X2 yields MAHAVRALWPGGRALTWRLGGRPALGLPAQSRAGLTGAAGGPGPAATTRKGCPRLLGAAALALGGALGLYHTARWHLRAQNLRADLSAAQLSLSSRLQLTLYQYKTCPFCSKVRAFLDFHALPYQVVEVNPVRRAEIKFSSYRKVPILLAQEGDSLQQLNDSSVIISALKTYLVSGQPLEDIITYYPPMKAVNDQGKEVTEFCNKYWLMLDEKEAQWMYGGKEARTEEMKWRQWADDWLVHLISPNVYRTPTEALASFDYIVKEGNFGTVEGAMAKYMGAAAMYLISKRLKSRHHLQDDVREDLYEAANKWVAAVGKDRPFMGGQKPNLADLAVYGVLRVMEGLEAFDDLMRHTHIQPWYLRVEKAIAEAPQ; encoded by the exons ATGGCCCACGCTGTGCGGGCGCTGTGGCCCGGCGGGCGCGCTCTGACCTGGAGGCTGGGCGGTCGCCCCGCGCTGGGACTCCCCGCGCAGAGCCGGGCCGGCTTAACCGGGGCGGCGGGAGGTCCGGGCCCCGCCGCCACGACCCGCAAGGGTTGCCCACGGCTCCTGGGGGCGGCGGCGCTGGCCCTGGGAGGAGCCCTGGGGCTGTACCACACTGCGCGGTGGCACCTGCGCGCCCAGAACCTCCGTGCCGACCTCTCAGCCGCGCAG CTCTCCCTGTCCAGCCGCCTGCAGCTGACTCTGTACCAGTACAAAACGTGTCCCTTCTGCAGCAAGGTCCGCGCCTTCCTCGACTTCCACGCCCTGCCCTACCAGGTGGTGGAGGTGAACCCTGTGCGCAGGGCCGAGATCAAGTTCTCCTCCTACAGGAAGGTGCCCATCCTGTTGGCCCAGGAAGGAGACAGCTTG CAACAACTGAACGACTCCTCTGTCATCATCAGTGCCCTCAAGACCTACCTGGTGTCGGG GCAGCCCCTCGAAGACATCATCACCTACTATCCACCCATGAAGGCTGTGAACGACCAGGGCAAGGAGGTGACCGAATTCTGCAACAAGTACTGGCTCATGCTGGATGAGAAGGAGGCCCAGTGGATGTATGGTGGGAAGGAGGCCAGGAC GGAGGAGATGAAGTGGCGGCAGTGGGCAGACGACTGGCTGGTGCACCTCATCTCCCCCAATGTGTACCGCACGCCGACCGAAGCCTTGGCCTCCTTTGACTACATTGTCAAGGAGGGCAATTTCGGGACCGTGGAGGGCGCCATGGCCAAGTACATGGGCGCAGCTGCCATGTACCTCATCAGCAAGCGGCTCAAGAGCAG GCACCACCTCCAGGATGACGTGCGTGAGGATCTCTACGAGGCTGCCAACAAGTGGGTGGCAGCTGTGGGCAAAGACCGGCCCTTCATGGGGGGCCAGAAGCCGAACCTGGCTGATCTG gcagtgTACGGTGTGCTGCGTGTGATGGAGGGTCTGGAGGCCTTCGACGACCTGATGCGTCACACTCACATCCAGCCCTGGTACCTGCGGGTGGAGAAGGCCATCGCTGAGGCCCCCCAGTGA
- the PTGES2 gene encoding prostaglandin E synthase 2 isoform X3: MAHAVRALWPGGRALTWRLGGRPALGLPAQSRAGLTGAAGGPGPAATTRKGCPRLLGAAALALGGALGLYHTARWHLRAQNLRADLSAAQLSLSSRLQLTLYQYKTCPFCSKVRAFLDFHALPYQVVEVNPVRRAEIKFSSYRKVPILLAQEGDSLQQLNDSSVIISALKTYLVSGQPLEDIITYYPPMKAVNDQGKEVTEFCNKYWLMLDEKEAQWMYGGKEARTEEMKWRQWADDWLVHLISPNVYRTPTEALASFDYIVKEGNFGTVEGAMAKYMGAAAMYLISKRLKSRHHLQDDVREDLYEAANKWVAAVGKDRPFMGGQKPNLADLRCFLLSLHFSEEDMVDGRAMPGIGA, from the exons ATGGCCCACGCTGTGCGGGCGCTGTGGCCCGGCGGGCGCGCTCTGACCTGGAGGCTGGGCGGTCGCCCCGCGCTGGGACTCCCCGCGCAGAGCCGGGCCGGCTTAACCGGGGCGGCGGGAGGTCCGGGCCCCGCCGCCACGACCCGCAAGGGTTGCCCACGGCTCCTGGGGGCGGCGGCGCTGGCCCTGGGAGGAGCCCTGGGGCTGTACCACACTGCGCGGTGGCACCTGCGCGCCCAGAACCTCCGTGCCGACCTCTCAGCCGCGCAG CTCTCCCTGTCCAGCCGCCTGCAGCTGACTCTGTACCAGTACAAAACGTGTCCCTTCTGCAGCAAGGTCCGCGCCTTCCTCGACTTCCACGCCCTGCCCTACCAGGTGGTGGAGGTGAACCCTGTGCGCAGGGCCGAGATCAAGTTCTCCTCCTACAGGAAGGTGCCCATCCTGTTGGCCCAGGAAGGAGACAGCTTG CAACAACTGAACGACTCCTCTGTCATCATCAGTGCCCTCAAGACCTACCTGGTGTCGGG GCAGCCCCTCGAAGACATCATCACCTACTATCCACCCATGAAGGCTGTGAACGACCAGGGCAAGGAGGTGACCGAATTCTGCAACAAGTACTGGCTCATGCTGGATGAGAAGGAGGCCCAGTGGATGTATGGTGGGAAGGAGGCCAGGAC GGAGGAGATGAAGTGGCGGCAGTGGGCAGACGACTGGCTGGTGCACCTCATCTCCCCCAATGTGTACCGCACGCCGACCGAAGCCTTGGCCTCCTTTGACTACATTGTCAAGGAGGGCAATTTCGGGACCGTGGAGGGCGCCATGGCCAAGTACATGGGCGCAGCTGCCATGTACCTCATCAGCAAGCGGCTCAAGAGCAG GCACCACCTCCAGGATGACGTGCGTGAGGATCTCTACGAGGCTGCCAACAAGTGGGTGGCAGCTGTGGGCAAAGACCGGCCCTTCATGGGGGGCCAGAAGCCGAACCTGGCTGATCTG AGatgttttcttctgtctttgcATTTCTCAGAGGAGGATATGGTTGATGGCAGAGCCATGCCGGGGATAGGGGCCTGA
- the LCN2 gene encoding neutrophil gelatinase-associated lipocalin produces the protein MPLGLLWLGLSLLGALHTQAQDSTPNLIPAPPLFRVPLQPNFQADQFQGKWYIVGLAGNALKKEEQGQFKMYATTYELKEDRSYNVTSTLLRDERCDHWIRTFVPSSQPGQFTLGNIKGFPGVQSYTVRVATTDYNQFAIVYFKKVYKNQEYFKTTLYGRTKELTPQLKENFIHFAKSLGLTDEYILFPVPIDQCIDDQ, from the exons ATGCCCCTAGGTCTCCTGTGGCTGGGCCTCAGCCTGCTGGGGGCCCTGCACACCCAAGCCCAGGATTCCACCCCCAACCTGATCCCGGCCCCACCTCTGTTCAGGGTCCCGCTGCAGCCCAACTTCCAGGCTGACCAG TTCCAGGGGAAGTGGTACATCGTAGGCTTGGCAGGGAATGCACTTAAGAAGGAAGAACAAGGCCAGTTTAAGATGTACGCCACCACCTACGAGCTGAAAGAAGATCGCAGCTACAATGTCACCTCCACCCTGCTCAG GGATGAGCGCTGTGACCACTGGATCAGAACTTTTGTCCCAAGTTCCCAGCCCGGCCAGTTCACCCTGGGCAATATTAAGG GCTTCCCCGGGGTGCAGAGCTATACCGTGCGAGTGGCGACTACCGACTACAACCAGTTTGCCATAGTGTACTTCAAGAAGGTTTACAAGAACCAGGAGTACTTCAAGACCACCCTTTACG GGAGAACCAAGGAGCTGACCCCTCAACTAAAGGAGAACTTCATCCACTTCGCCAAATCCCTGGGCCTCACCGATGAGTACATCCTCTTCCCTGTCCCAATCG ACCAGTGCATCGATGACCAGTGA
- the PTGES2 gene encoding prostaglandin E synthase 2 isoform X4, producing the protein MAHAVRALWPGGRALTWRLGGRPALGLPAQSRAGLTGAAGGPGPAATTRKGCPRLLGAAALALGGALGLYHTARWHLRAQNLRADLSAAQLSLSSRLQLTLYQYKTCPFCSKVRAFLDFHALPYQVVEVNPVRRAEIKFSSYRKVPILLAQEGDSLQQLNDSSVIISALKTYLVSGQPLEDIITYYPPMKAVNDQGKEVTEFCNKYWLMLDEKEAQWMYGGKEARTEEMKWRQWADDWLVHLISPNVYRTPTEALASFDYIVKEGNFGTVEGAMAKYMGAAAMYLISKRLKSRHHLQDDVREDLYEAANKWVAAVGKDRPFMGGQKPNLADLIPQREHLM; encoded by the exons ATGGCCCACGCTGTGCGGGCGCTGTGGCCCGGCGGGCGCGCTCTGACCTGGAGGCTGGGCGGTCGCCCCGCGCTGGGACTCCCCGCGCAGAGCCGGGCCGGCTTAACCGGGGCGGCGGGAGGTCCGGGCCCCGCCGCCACGACCCGCAAGGGTTGCCCACGGCTCCTGGGGGCGGCGGCGCTGGCCCTGGGAGGAGCCCTGGGGCTGTACCACACTGCGCGGTGGCACCTGCGCGCCCAGAACCTCCGTGCCGACCTCTCAGCCGCGCAG CTCTCCCTGTCCAGCCGCCTGCAGCTGACTCTGTACCAGTACAAAACGTGTCCCTTCTGCAGCAAGGTCCGCGCCTTCCTCGACTTCCACGCCCTGCCCTACCAGGTGGTGGAGGTGAACCCTGTGCGCAGGGCCGAGATCAAGTTCTCCTCCTACAGGAAGGTGCCCATCCTGTTGGCCCAGGAAGGAGACAGCTTG CAACAACTGAACGACTCCTCTGTCATCATCAGTGCCCTCAAGACCTACCTGGTGTCGGG GCAGCCCCTCGAAGACATCATCACCTACTATCCACCCATGAAGGCTGTGAACGACCAGGGCAAGGAGGTGACCGAATTCTGCAACAAGTACTGGCTCATGCTGGATGAGAAGGAGGCCCAGTGGATGTATGGTGGGAAGGAGGCCAGGAC GGAGGAGATGAAGTGGCGGCAGTGGGCAGACGACTGGCTGGTGCACCTCATCTCCCCCAATGTGTACCGCACGCCGACCGAAGCCTTGGCCTCCTTTGACTACATTGTCAAGGAGGGCAATTTCGGGACCGTGGAGGGCGCCATGGCCAAGTACATGGGCGCAGCTGCCATGTACCTCATCAGCAAGCGGCTCAAGAGCAG GCACCACCTCCAGGATGACGTGCGTGAGGATCTCTACGAGGCTGCCAACAAGTGGGTGGCAGCTGTGGGCAAAGACCGGCCCTTCATGGGGGGCCAGAAGCCGAACCTGGCTGATCTG ATTCCCCAAAGGGAGCATTTGATGTGA